The DNA sequence GCAGCTTGCCGCCCACCACATCCACCAGCCGCCCGGCCCGGATGGCCGTGACGGTGGGCGCGGTGGGGGCCGGCGCCGGGGCGCTGGGGGTTTGGGCGGCGGCGGCTACGGAAACGGCCAAGCACAAGGCGAGTAGGAATTTTTTCATCGATTAGAATTTACAAAGGAGAGTTGTTCTCGAAAAAACTGCACAAAAAAAGAATGTCATGCAGAGCGTAGCGAAGCATCTTTCCGGCGCCAGTAATCAGGATTATACTGCTCACGAAGTGGAATGCAAAAACGAAGTAGGGTGCGGGGCTTGCCCCCGCCCGTCCTTGAACGGTTCAGTCGGCTTTCGTTCAACGACGGGCGGGGACAAGCCCCGCACCCTACTTCGTGACGAGTATAGTTACGCGGGAAAGATGCTTCGTCTCTGCTTGATGCGCTGCATGACTTCTGCTTCTTCTCTAATTCAAGATTAAGTCTGGGCGGCCGTGGCTGTGGCCGACAGCGTGCGCAGGGCCTCCAGGGCCCGGTCGGCGTCGGCGCGGGCCACAAATAAATGGTCGTGGTGGTACGCAGCCACCACGTTGCAGCTAATGTTTTCCCGGGCCAGGGCCCCCGCCACAGCGGCCGTCAGCCCCACGGCGGCCAGCGACGAGTGCACCGTCAGCGTCAGCCAGGCGGCCACGTATTCGTAGGGGAGGCCTTGGGCGTCGGCCTCGGCCCGGGGCAAAATGAGGGTGACGCCCTCCGCCTCCCGGAACCAGCCCAGAGACCCCGCCGGCACGGGCTCGCCGGGCCCCACCGCGCAGAACACGTAGTCGCCGGGGTGCAGCGCGGGCTGCAAAGTGGCCAGCAGGCGCGCCAGGTCGGTT is a window from the Hymenobacter nivis genome containing:
- a CDS encoding ACT domain-containing protein: MRAPGGTDLARLLATLQPALHPGDYVFCAVGPGEPVPAGSLGWFREAEGVTLILPRAEADAQGLPYEYVAAWLTLTVHSSLAAVGLTAAVAGALARENISCNVVAAYHHDHLFVARADADRALEALRTLSATATAAQT